In Camelina sativa cultivar DH55 chromosome 13, Cs, whole genome shotgun sequence, the genomic window cttatttgtaaactcaaaccgacatataatttcattataattgtaaaatctaaactctaaccatctcatttgtaacccatttaatttgttattgGTTGGACAGTAAGACTTTTTACAACATTTAATAcacttttacaatattttttttttcacttttgcaATATTTGTTTAGGCTTTAAGTAagtggattaaaaaaaaattacagcttttgtaacatttttttttgttcatgttttttattagcttttttttatagcaaatttttaataagtttaaaagttgttcgttttttttctctacTGCAAAATACTAAAAGCAAATAATGAAACAAGTTAATTCAGGCTGTGTTATTTCATGCCATTGTACTCGATAGACACACATCTTGCAAATCAAATAAACGAAGTCCgcggtttaaactttaaatgatCGGATGATTCGCTCATAAGGCAAGAGCAGAGGTCAGGTTCATGGGGTTCATGTACTTGGTAGTACCGGTCAAAATAAGACGGACTATCATGCGGTTTGCTTTCTCGGTCGGATGAAACGCGTCCCAAAACACGTATAACTCACGGTTCGGACACAAGTTTGATAATACAGTACACAAACCCAGCCCATTGTACGGCCCTTGTCCGCAACAAGCAACCTTGGACGTTATAAATcctgtaaaaataaaaaaattgttataaccTTTTCTTGTCGACCAACAAAATAGTAAATCGAAAGGGCAAAACTCGATTAAATTACCATAGATTCGTGGAGTGCGTAGAAAATCTAGTTGCATTTGGTTAGTGTTTGCTGCAATAAACACAGTCTTCCCAATATTTCTGTTAAGTTCGTTTATCATTTGGATTAGCTGAAGATCGTATATAGACGCAGCTTGTTGTAGCTCGGCCGAGCATCTCCCACTCGACGTGCCTGAACTCGCCAGCTCAGCCGGTGCACATCCTAGTGGTCCGACTCCGGTCACTAGTACTCGACCCACACCAAGCGAATTTAACctctaaaaatgaaaacaaaattgaattgCTTTTATTCAAATCCGTGTAAGAAGCTGAAAGTTCTCGAGGCCACGAGCTCAAATGTCAAAAACTAGATTATTGAAAAtcctcaatattttttttgtcatacaAAAATGAACCTAATTAATAtgaacactatatatattataattaagatttCTGTTGTTACCACTTACCAATAGTAACTTTTTGTATTCAGAAATTAGAAATCGGACGTAATCGGGTAGAGTGAATTGCCGCGATCTAGCGGAATATGGAAACAAGAAATAGTTGTTAACAAAATCGTTTCCGCCGACCGTGATTAACACAAGCGCTTGACTCACGAGCCGCTCTGTTCGTGGTTTCCCAATCAAGCGACTCACACGTTGTTGGTATTGTTGGAAGTAGTCGAGTTGTTGGTACATTCTTATGATGTTTAtctacataccaaaaaaaaactctataccTCTATAAATAACCAGAAAATTTATGGAAAATGTAATTTGTAAGTCAGACTTGATTTGATCACTTACGAACTGAAAGCCGGTATCGTTGAGAATTCCTATGCCAGCAGATGCGAAATTAGCACCGTTTAGAAGCCTCTGTCCTCTAAGCTCTTGACTAAGGTACGGTAACGGCGGCTCTTCGTTGCCAATTGCCTCACCTAAGCAGTAAGCAATACTAACCAATTGAATAACTTATTTTACATACATCTTagtgacttatatatatatatatttatactcatGAAAGCATTACTCTAAACTGGTTAATGAGATTAGTAACCAAACGTAACTGATAAGATCTGGAATGTTAAGACCGTTGGAGAACCGGCCGGTTGGTCTCCGAGTAGGAGAATCGATTCCATAGGGAGGAGAATCGGCACGTGCAGTCGTTACTAGATAGTTGTTGTTGCCACTGTCGACGAGCGAGTCACCGAACACGAAAAAAGCACGTCCCTCGACAACTATCGGACCGGACATAACCAATACTAGGAACATAGACATGAATGCTATAACTAATGATTCGGGTTTTCTAGTTGAAGTAGCCATAAAGGCGTTTTGTTTAAATGACTTAGTGAGAAAGTGAAAATAGCAATGAAAAACAAAGGAAGGCTGGAACTTATATAGTTCAGAAGTTTGGGTTTTCACTTTTTTTGCATGTTGTTTTATTGAAATGTATTCGATCCCGTGGAGCACTTctcttttttaggtttttacagTTCGCTATACTAAAAAGAATATGACAGTATATTACACAATATTTGTTAGAATGATCAAAAGTACTTGTGGTCCTAGAGAATGAATATATTGTACACTAGTGTATCCTACATAAGTTCACATCCTTTTTTCTGCTATTACTTTTTCACTTACTACTCTTAGCACTTTCTGATAATACCTTATTTGGTTTATACAACTGTTTGTTGTaagttatatacttttatttaatgcCATCTGCCTATATCCCGTACATCCACCTCAAGTTTTCACAAGAAGGAACGAACGTAAGCGTTGGGACACAAAtgacaaaaccctttaattcaTATAACAAGAACTCACATGAGGCTTGTGTTGTACATGACACCTTCtctaagtaaacaatattaaacTGTCCTTCCTAGCCATATATTTGGGTTACCACAAAAGGCCCTCAAGTGATCCAACATTTTGGCCCACTATGAAAGACTAACTACTGTATTCGCCACGTGGACCATCAGTTTGACTCCGAGTGCCACGTCTTCAAAACACATTATTACCGGTTCGAACCGGTTGATGGTTCCCGGTTCAATTAAGAGAATGAGATAGAGAGAAACAGAGTCTTCGATTTTAATTTAGGTTTCTTCTTCGTTCTCCACAATTCTCACAGCCGCGTGACTCGCCATAGCTTCAACGCCGACGAGGTTAGCCAATTTCTTCTAACTGACCACCGTCTCGATTGGATTCCGACctgtttctgcttcttcttactTACCCATCGTCTTGATTCGTTGTTGAACAGAGACTCAAAGCTAAAGAGTTACTTGAGTTCATAACTTATCCTAAAACCCTATAAACCCTAGCTCCTTCATAATGCGACCTCCGTTCAATTCCTTCCAGCCTCAAGGTCGTCCTCGTCGACCgcaacagcaacaacaccaggtctctctctctttgtatcCCTATGTCATACCATAAAAATCTCTCCTTTTTAccacacaaatataaaaaaatcaagactttttttttgtattgatgtCTCTGTGTTTCGTTTTTGTCATCTACAGAACAATGGGTATTCTAATCACCACCAACGTAATGGGTATCAGAACCCAATGGAAGCTAATCAATTAAGGATGATGAATCCACATATGATGAGTAATCCAATGATGGGTCACATGAACAATCCGATGCCTATGCCTAATATGCCAATGCATCCTCAGTTCTTTAATAATCTCCCCAATATGCCTCAACATCAACAGCAACTTCATCAGTTTGCTGCAATGCCCAACCATATCAACCAGTTACTCCCCAACCTCTTGGGGAATCTTCAATTTGCAGTTGCTAATAGTAATCTTATGGCTCACTCACTCCCGTTAGTTCAGCCCCAATTTTTCCAGCCACAGCTTAATTCCTTTAACCCCCGTCCTTATCCACCAGTTCCAAATCCCCATCAAAATCACCAATTACAGCCTCCGGGTTTCTCAGAGCCAAGACCACTGGTAAAACCTCTTAtatacaattgtttttttctctgtcaagagagagagagagacttgtcTAAGTTGTTTCCAgtatttcttgttcttttagTTAACTTGAGCTTTCTCAGGGGCAGACTGGAGGAATTGTTGATAATAATACCAATGGTTCCGGCTCTAAAGGGAATGATTTTCGAaataagtttacaaaacatcaaaagtTTAATGGCCCTGGTCAAGGGTATGTTCCTACTGCTTGCTCCCCTTTCAATTGTTTGTTTGCTATAATCTGTTTTATATGTATTCTGAGTTGTTTGTAGATTCCAGAGATCTCAGTTGCATCAAGCAGATAATGGAAAGAGGAAGTCTGGATTCAATAAGGATCACAGGGGCAAAGGTTAGTCCTCTTATATATCAAATCACATATCTGATGTTCACTATACgctttttttgttctctgtgTAATGGAATATATTAGTTAATAAACTTGGTAGTTTATAATTCCAAACGTTTTCTATATTTCAAGTTAGTAGTTTAGTTGTGTAATCCTTGTAGCCAGTATCTCTGTATTCCCTTCCTCAAATTTTCTGAAACATTTGTCTTTTCTGATCTCTCCATCCATGACTTCCTTTACAGGGAACTATAATAAGATGACAACTGGGTTCAATGGGTCTGATGCTGGTAACATAGCTAATGAGAAGAAAAGGTAGTACCCAGGTCTCAATAGCTTATCACCTTACTGTATCGGCTCattgaatttgttttggttcttaAGCCATTTTGATTCCCTGAATTTTCACGGTCATAAAGCAGTGAAATCCATATACTAACTCGCAATATTGGATGGGATTATTTTCTCGATCACATCTTTcgttattatttttgttcaaGCTCATGTCAGTTCATTGGGTCCAGTCGctaatattattcttttgatgttatttttctCCAAGAGAAGATCATTTGCTTTGGTCTATACACCAAAAGAAATTAAGCAATGGCGTGAATCTCGGCGTAAGAATTATCCAACGAAACTCAATGTTGCGAAGGTAGTAGCCCTCCCTCTCCCACcatctttgatttgttgaaaTTCACTCCTTTGGTGAAAATTTTGAATGGTAAGTTACCTTTctgcagaaagtaaaaaaaaatgtttcagaaAGCATCCTTGATGAGGAAGCAAAAATGCGTCGTCAGGTACCCTTTATATTTGTCTATCCCTGTATTTTCCACATCTTATGGTAATTTGTTATGGTCATGGTAGACACACTGcattaatataatgtaaaatcAAATGGTTAACCTTGAGAACTTCCACTTCATTTAAGTTTAGGAAAGGATGAAAAGGAGATATAGCTTACCTGCTATGTGGtgtgaaaaatatgaatactACAATTATAATTTGATAGCAAGTATTCTTCATGAAGCTCGAGTCACCATTAAGATCAGCTGGCCAATGCTATAAATGATGAAACTGCAGTCTCAGTAGcttatgcattttgttttgttttaaagttcAGGCCTAACGAAATAGCCCGTCTAGTTAGATATCCAAAAGGTTATGATGGTGATAAAAACATCTGTATATATCTACTGAAAAAAGTTATCGAATTCATAGTTTTCCTGTTGGGAAGTTTAGGTGACAATGAAAGAGGTCAATACCACTAGGCTTGTATAACCTCCCTACAGTTGACCCATAATTCTTCTTTCAGTTAGCATTGTCTTACCTTATatcgatttatttttgtattgcAGCAACTCCAGGAAGTTTTAGCAAAGCAGGCTGAATTAGGTGTTGAAGTTGCAGAAGTTCCTTCACATTATTTATCCAATACAGATGAACAAGTTAATGGAGATGGAGGAAACAACAAtggaaaaaatcaatataatgatgggcaaaaaggaagaagattccAGAATAATAGACACAAAAAGAGAAGACCTGATAGAAAAGATAAGTCTAgtaagaaaacaagatttgaaGACAAAACTTCATCTCAAGAGTCTTCCGTGATAACGAGAGAACCTACATTGCTTGAGAAACTCCTAAGCGGAGacataaagagaaacaaaagccaGTTATTACAGGTAATCCGCTTCATGGCGATGAATTCATTATTCAAGGAGTTTCCAGAGCAACCACTGAAGTTGCCTTTGATTACGGTAGAAGAAACTGGCTGTGAACATGGTAGGGAAGATGATGTTTCTTTATGCGATGAccttagtgatgatgatgatgatgatgttgatgttgatgtgaATGGTGATGATAACTCATGTGATGAAGATGTTGATTGATTAATGTTTTAAGTTTGTAAGCTAAAAAAAACATGAGGATTATAAGGATTTGTGATATCGATGCCTTTTTGAGGATATGTGGTCTGCAGGAAATAGTGAGATGAGAATCTGATACATAAAACATTAGACagtgaaaataaattatagtttGTTTCTTTGGAATCAAAACCAATGTTCTAAAATACGTTAGAGGCTAATCGGACGGTACACCACCATTTAGCGTATAGCTGTATACACAGCTGTATATATGGGATATAtacagtaaatatattttaccaaaaatatatatagatatgaaaaattataaatatattatatataaaaaataaatatatataataaaaaaataaaataaatattaaaatctctGCAAAAATACTCATGAAATTGTCAAACCAATAGTATATCAACCTTAAATTGTCAAAAATACTTATGAAATTGTCAAACCAAGTAgtctaaaattcaataattgaaATTGCAAAAcgtaaacagaaaaataaaccaattttAATCTTCAAGTTCTTCTCCGTCGACTTGTagtatcaaaattcaaaactcaaacctAGTTTAACGATGTTAAGTATTATAGTTCTATaatcaacaagacaacaacgaTACTATAGACATGATAAAagccaaaaagagaaaaatcatataatcaaaataagagaAGAGGATTAAAGAAAACCTGAAGACTCTGAATATAGAATGAAGTTTGAGAAAAGTGTCACGGCAGTAGAAAACGAATAAAGCTTAGGGTTTCTTCAATTTATAGGTTTCATTTTATAGCTTGAttgaaggtttaaaaaaaacaaaatacggACGTATATGCGCTAACCGTATAATCATCCGTATATACGCCGTATAAATAAGCGAATTAGACCAACTCGTATATATTAAAACGCTTAGACTATAAACGGTACAGTGGATCACCGTTTACTGTATACTCACCGTATATACGGCCGTATAATCCGTATTTTAGAACATTGATTAAAACCATTCACAAATCCTCTTAACCGGATTATAACAATTTGCTTACAAATCTCCAACAAGTTGTACATGTTGTTATCCGGCTGAGTGGGAGAGACGTacatattaacaaacaaaaccataacATAACATGCTAATCTTcagttagaacttagaagacTAAAAATATATGGATAGGGAGACAACTGCAGAACGTTTAGCATGGATGTCGACAACTGCAGACAAGAACAGATCATTTTAAGActatttttggctttttgcaTATGCATTACATTTTTCAATAGTCTGATGATAATCAGTCATAATAGTTatatttagaagaaaagaaaacctagtATAATCAATCTGCCAAAACCTTGTAACATTTGGTCTGTCACATTATACATAGTCAATACAAGAAAACATCGTTGATTCCGACCAAATCTCCGACTGATTTATTGGTCAGTAAATTTTTCGACCAATTTCCAATCGTTAATTGACTAATATAAAATTCGGTTAAAAATCGGTCGGTAATTTCCAACCTTTTTAAATGATTGGAAATCGGTCGGTAAATTCCGACGAACATTCTGACTAATATATCCGTCAGTATTTACCGACCGTCTTCCGACCAATTTTCCAACcacttttaatttttggtcGAGAACTGGTCAGTAATTTCTGACCTTTCAAAAGAACTGAATATCGGTCGGTAATTTCCAACAAAATCTCCAACAAATATATCCGTCAGTTTTTACCAACCGTTTTCCGATCAGAATTATTCTAACAACCCTAAGTTAAGGCAACCTTCATTCTCTCTATATTTTCAttctttatcttctttactCTATCTTTTCGTTCTTCATCTTCTGTGaccaaaatctctttttttctaaccaaaatcttttaaagcATATGAATCAATTGATGGTacaagagaggaagaagacaagtcTCGCGATCCAAGCCGGCTTaagttatttttcttcatcatagATGTTTAAACATTTAGATTCTTTGAattgatttcaattttgttgatttcataAGAACACCAgtttaattagggttttcagtttcattgattttgatgttctactcagaaaatccaaattagaaactttgattttaaaatcaaaattagagtttcaaaataaattggattttttttttcagatctatggtttag contains:
- the LOC104735902 gene encoding GDSL esterase/lipase At5g18430, producing the protein MATSTRKPESLVIAFMSMFLVLVMSGPIVVEGRAFFVFGDSLVDSGNNNYLVTTARADSPPYGIDSPTRRPTGRFSNGLNIPDLISEAIGNEEPPLPYLSQELRGQRLLNGANFASAGIGILNDTGFQFINIIRMYQQLDYFQQYQQRVSRLIGKPRTERLVSQALVLITVGGNDFVNNYFLFPYSARSRQFTLPDYVRFLISEYKKLLLRLNSLGVGRVLVTGVGPLGCAPAELASSGTSSGRCSAELQQAASIYDLQLIQMINELNRNIGKTVFIAANTNQMQLDFLRTPRIYGFITSKVACCGQGPYNGLGLCTVLSNLCPNRELYVFWDAFHPTEKANRMIVRLILTGTTKYMNPMNLTSALAL
- the LOC104735903 gene encoding GATA zinc finger domain-containing protein 14-like isoform X2, which produces MRPPFNSFQPQGRPRRPQQQQHQNNGYSNHHQRNGYQNPMEANQLRMMNPHMMSNPMMGHMNNPMPMPNMPMHPQFFNNLPNMPQHQQQLHQFAAMPNHINQLLPNLLGNLQFAVANSNLMAHSLPLVQPQFFQPQLNSFNPRPYPPVPNPHQNHQLQPPGFSEPRPLTGGIVDNNTNGSGSKGNDFRNKFTKHQKFNGPGQGFQRSQLHQADNGKRKSGFNKDHRGKGNYNKMTTGFNGSDAGNIANEKKRSFALVYTPKEIKQWRESRRKNYPTKLNVAKKVKKNVSESILDEEAKMRRQQLQEVLAKQAELGVEVAEVPSHYLSNTDEQVNGDGGNNNGKNQYNDGQKGRRFQNNRHKKRRPDRKDKSSKKTRFEDKTSSQESSVITREPTLLEKLLSGDIKRNKSQLLQVIRFMAMNSLFKEFPEQPLKLPLITVEETGCEHGREDDVSLCDDLSDDDDDDVDVDVNGDDNSCDEDVD
- the LOC104735903 gene encoding GATA zinc finger domain-containing protein 14-like isoform X1; this translates as MRPPFNSFQPQGRPRRPQQQQHQNNGYSNHHQRNGYQNPMEANQLRMMNPHMMSNPMMGHMNNPMPMPNMPMHPQFFNNLPNMPQHQQQLHQFAAMPNHINQLLPNLLGNLQFAVANSNLMAHSLPLVQPQFFQPQLNSFNPRPYPPVPNPHQNHQLQPPGFSEPRPLGQTGGIVDNNTNGSGSKGNDFRNKFTKHQKFNGPGQGFQRSQLHQADNGKRKSGFNKDHRGKGNYNKMTTGFNGSDAGNIANEKKRSFALVYTPKEIKQWRESRRKNYPTKLNVAKKVKKNVSESILDEEAKMRRQQLQEVLAKQAELGVEVAEVPSHYLSNTDEQVNGDGGNNNGKNQYNDGQKGRRFQNNRHKKRRPDRKDKSSKKTRFEDKTSSQESSVITREPTLLEKLLSGDIKRNKSQLLQVIRFMAMNSLFKEFPEQPLKLPLITVEETGCEHGREDDVSLCDDLSDDDDDDVDVDVNGDDNSCDEDVD